The Coleofasciculaceae cyanobacterium genomic sequence GCTTTAGAAACAGTAGATGTAGACTTAAAACTTTTTGGCAAGCCAGATTCTCGTCCCTATCGTCGTATGGGAGTAGCTTTAGCCAAAGCAGATACAATTGAATTAGCTAGAGAGAAAGCTTTCAAAGCAGCTAGTGCCATTTCCATTAACTCAGGGATCTGAACATTCTGATGAAAAATAATTGACTAGAATAAATATAACCAGCTATACATACAAGAGAATTGCAATGGACTTTATTACTAGTATTCTTAACACCATCGGTTCGGGTGCGACAGCATACATCCTGGCAAGCAGATTACGCGATCGGCAAACTCGTCCTAATACCCTCGCCGGCTTTCAAATGGCTGAATCTGGTGCAGTACCTTTTCTTACCAAATTAGCAGCCAGAGCATCAAGCGAAGGAGATACTTGGCTAGCAGAAAAATTAACTATCCACGCTGCTGACGAAAAGCGTCATGGTCAAATCTTTGCTCATGGACTAAAACAGTTAGGCAAACAGGTTAAAACTGCTGACGAGATGAAGCAACAGCAATCCAAAGAGCAAAAAAACTCTAGTCCTTTCTTTGGTAAATTTTATCGAGACTACGATCCCAAGTCACTAAAAGCCGAAAATATCGACTGGCTAGTATTTATGGCTAGTACTTATATTTTAGAGTTTGATGCCAGTAAAGATTTTGCTCGTATGGCAACAGCATTACCTGACGATGAACCCAAAAGCCGAAATTTGCAGCAGAGTATCCTTAGCGTGGCACAAGACGAAACCAGACACGCAGCCTATCTCTATGAAGCGATGCAAAGAAGATTACCAACTTTTGAAGTTGAGGCGCTGGTAGCCGAGTGGAGAAAGCGTAAAATAGATGCTATGTTTGCTATGGTTGCTGACATGATTGAAACTGGTGGAAGTTCTCGCTCTTTAGTCAAAGACGGTGCGCCAACAGAAATTGAATCAGAGCCTACACTGCAACTGGTAGAGGCATAAAAAATCTTCTGACAAACCCCTAAAGGATAGTCAAAATGAAAATTGGTAACAAAAAACTGCAACGTTCTTTTTATCGAATTTTAACTGCCATTGGGGGAACTACCGTCTTAATTGGCTTGATTCTGGCATTTGAGACGGTGTTTGGTGCTGAAAAAGACTGTAATCCTGCTGAGTCTTGGTTTTTTTGCCAGATTAGAGAGTCTGTCCTACTGAATGTCGTCGAAGGATTTAGTATTTTAGTCGCAGTTTGGTTGTTTTTTCTCGAAGCACCAGAGAGAGACAAACAGGCACATTACGAAGCTTGGAAAACTATAGATTCGGCTCATGGATTGAGAAATAGCTATGCAAGATTGCAGGCTCTACAAGACTTAAACAACGATCACATTCCTTTAAGAGGTTTTACTGCACCAGAAGCCGACTTACGAGGAATTAACCTTTCTGGGGCAGATCTCAGCCATGCTTATTTATCTGGCGCAGATCTAAGTAATGCTAACCTGAGCTACGCCAATTTAAGCCACGCTAACCTAGTAGAAACTAAATTAACCAACGCCAACCTAAGTAACAGCTTACTTACGGGAGCTAATCTAAGTCATACCGACTTGATTGAAGCTAATTTACAAGATGTAGATTTTGTAAGCGCCAATATTATCGGGGCAAATTTCGTCCGTTCCAACCTATCTCAAGCTTATTTTGGCGACGTTAACTTCAATGAGTGTTTGCTAGATGATGCTAATCTGCAAAAAACCAAGTTTTTTGGAGTGGAAAATCTGACTGTAGAACAGATCAAAACAGCAAAGAATTGGTCTGAAGGTATTTATGATGCCAAAATGCTGGCTAAATTGAATTGAGTTTAGCTGAGTCGAATAAGCGATCGCCATGCTATTAATAATGTGTTCCTGATTTACGGTGATGTATTGCCGTTACACTTTCAGAATTTAATACCTTACCCTGTTCGGCTACAGCATAAACTAACCAGTGATCGCCACATTCCATACGGTTAGCTACTTGACATTCTACGTAAGCTAAAGCATCGCTCAAAATGGGAGAGCCGTTACTCGCTTCTTCTGTCGCTACTCCTTTAAAGCGATCTTCTCCTGGGGCAAAGGGTTTAAGAAAATGCTTCATTAAGGGGATATGCTTCCCTTCTGGTAAGACATTTAACACAAAATTATTGCCTTTAAATAATAAAGATTCGATCGCTCTTTCTTTAGCAACAGCAACAGTTAAACCAGGAGGATTAAAGGTGGCTTGAGATACCCAAGAAGCTAACATCGCCCCAGAAACCTCATCTTTTTTGGTGGTGACAATACACATTGAACCTACCAGTCTACCGACAGCTTTAGCGGTGCGATCAACATCCGAATCAATTCCTTGAGCCTGCCTTACTTTAGTGCGATCGCGCTGGGCTTTTTTCAGGGCTTGAGCAAAATCTGTCCCCGCTTCCTCACAGGTTTTCAACACTGCATCAGTAGGAGTGAATTTAACCCGAATCGGTTCAAAACCAAACTTATAGCCAGCATTACGAAATTTATTTTCCAATAGATCTACTGCTTCGCCACTCCAGCCAAAAGAGCCAAATGCCCCCGCTAGCTGAGTTTTTGCTGCGTTTGCCAAGACAATACCCAA encodes the following:
- a CDS encoding pentapeptide repeat-containing protein produces the protein MKIGNKKLQRSFYRILTAIGGTTVLIGLILAFETVFGAEKDCNPAESWFFCQIRESVLLNVVEGFSILVAVWLFFLEAPERDKQAHYEAWKTIDSAHGLRNSYARLQALQDLNNDHIPLRGFTAPEADLRGINLSGADLSHAYLSGADLSNANLSYANLSHANLVETKLTNANLSNSLLTGANLSHTDLIEANLQDVDFVSANIIGANFVRSNLSQAYFGDVNFNECLLDDANLQKTKFFGVENLTVEQIKTAKNWSEGIYDAKMLAKLN
- a CDS encoding ferritin-like domain-containing protein, translated to MDFITSILNTIGSGATAYILASRLRDRQTRPNTLAGFQMAESGAVPFLTKLAARASSEGDTWLAEKLTIHAADEKRHGQIFAHGLKQLGKQVKTADEMKQQQSKEQKNSSPFFGKFYRDYDPKSLKAENIDWLVFMASTYILEFDASKDFARMATALPDDEPKSRNLQQSILSVAQDETRHAAYLYEAMQRRLPTFEVEALVAEWRKRKIDAMFAMVADMIETGGSSRSLVKDGAPTEIESEPTLQLVEA